In Helianthus annuus cultivar XRQ/B chromosome 9, HanXRQr2.0-SUNRISE, whole genome shotgun sequence, the following are encoded in one genomic region:
- the LOC110877442 gene encoding uncharacterized protein LOC110877442, whose amino-acid sequence MLLLIIFVLIAAVPPKRVRGKAKNEKLRRLVKAGGPVSLTFDRQVTYTPVGKTRDMFSREAGLYMWRSIPFDKIGWDNVEQHYKDALMNHLRENFNFDEVERDIEAKNLTGGIRAVLMKRYSDRKYDAKKLFKSKGGYDDLESARAFHPKDMPYDNWLRTIEGFREEKYIKRSKANTLVREKQQFPYCGGTSSYGSTAYKNDMDWVPTYAKTHTDNQGNWVDPVAEQNYRNIQHATSEWSGEGPPIAPYQEALGERRGWYRGMGPKPSSNTSSHSSSNMSSSQARTQEPFSEDFVNSLFQTPSFLNQLNNYLASQGKGKGKSKDYDSDNLFDNESDDEPNDNDDDE is encoded by the exons atgttgttactaattatttttgttttaattgcagCGGTTCCCCCGAAGAGGGTTAGGGGGAAAGCAAAAAACGAGAAACTAAGGCGTCTGGTAAAAGCGGGGGGGCCTGTATCGCTTACGTTTGACAGGCAGGTGACGTATACCCCTGTTGGTAAAACAAGGGATATGTTTTCACGGGAGGCCGGCCTGTATATGTGGCGGTCCATCCCCTTCGATAAAATTGGATGGGATAACGTTGAACAACATTACAAGGATGCCCTCATGAACCACTTACGG gaaaatttcaattttgatgAAGTGGAACGTGATATAGAGGCCAAAAACTTGACGGGTGGCATTAGGGCTGTGCTTATGAAGCGGTACTCTGACCGCAAGTACGATGCTAAAAAATTATTTAAGAGCAAGGGAGGTTACGATGATCTTGAGAGTGCAAGGGCATTCCATCCCAAGGATATGCCCTATGATAACTGGTTGAGAACCATCGAAGGTTTCCGGgaagaaaaatatattaaaagaagcAAGGCCAACACACTAGTACGCGAGAAACAACAATTCCCATACTGTGGGGGGACATCTTCGTACGGTAGCACCGCctataaaaat GATATGGATTGGGTACCTACGTATGCTAAAACCCACACGGACAATCAAGGGAATTGGGTTGATCCGGTTGCTGAACAAAATTAC CGGAACATACAACATGCCACTAGTGAATGGAGCGGTGAGGGTCCGCCAATTGCCCCGTATCAGGAAGCGTTGGGTGAGCGGCGAGGATGGTACCGCGGGATGGGGCCTAAACCTTCTTCCAACACGTCCTCGCACTCGTCATCTAACATGTCGTCTTCCCAAGCTCGGACGCAAGAACCCTTTTCCGAG GATTTTGTTAACAGCTTGTTCCAAACCCCGTCATTTTTGAACCAACTTAACAACTATCTTGCTtcacaaggaaaaggaaaaggaaagtcaAAAGACTACGATTCTGACAACTTATTCGATAATGAATCCGACGATGAACCCAACGATAACGATGACGATGAGTGA
- the LOC110877441 gene encoding uncharacterized protein LOC110877441 — MIWHSTGRSEDGTMRHPVDGSAWQDFDKKYPNFAMEPRNVRLGLAADGFNPFNNGSGSSTHSTWPVILTTYNLPPWLCMRESTFMLTLLIPGPKSPGKDMDVFLRPLVDELKQLWQTGVHTKDAATNTYFTMKAALLWTINDFLARSSLSGWSGQGYMACPTCNQDTPSIRVTGKCAYVGHRRFLDANHPWRTSLDFNGRPETRDPPRQFSPADIEAQLGRLINRLPGKHPDFGGRRITRSDFELNWSKRSIFFDLEYWSSLQLKHNLDVMHIEKNVCDSLLGTLLMNDKSKDTPNARSDLEKLNIRPSQWLKQSGGKFLSPHPKYSFKSDDRKLFCQFIKNVKLPDGFGSNISKRVTDNNANITGLKSHDCHILMQRLIPIGVRGLLTKDTSTPIVDLCMFFKQLCSRTLSVDDMKKAKDDIVTILCKLEMIYPPAFFDIMVHLLVHLPDEAIAGGPVAFRWMYPFERYMKKLKNYVKNPARPEGCIAECYVFEEALTFCSMYLKDVQTKFNRPDRNDDVVVEKRKLWVFESKCRYVGARKEKYLSFIEKSKMEWFVLENCAEVREYMNEFKHTHPHDDLKTKFPGWFLHKVHSMKTQNSPEFHPELYALSICAKMTAYTYTACIVNGVRFKTLERDAKCATQNSGVEVVGENGVKFYGQLEEIIELRYTNDYSTVLFRCKWFDTQRGVNHDNNITSISTEHEWDKDDQLIFASQAKQVFFIQETSRNQKNKHRWVVENVNHRRIWDRPLSDDRVNKVQNVGKRLEDSDVVDNNSSSDCPLVIDLT; from the exons ATGATATGGCATAGTACCGGACGATCGGAAGATGGGACTATGCGTCATCCAGTTGATGGTTCTGCATGGCAAGACTTTGATAAAAAGTACCCAAACTTCGCGATGGAGCCACGAAATGTTCGCTTAGGGCTTGCAGCTGACGGTTTTAATCCCTTTAACAACGGTAGTGGATCCTCGACTCATAGCACGTGGCCGGTTATACTCACCACATATAATCTGCCTCCCTGGCTATGCATGCGAGAGTCCACATTCATGTTGACCTTGTTGATTCCTGGCCCTAAATCACCGGGGAAAGACATGGACGTTTTCCTTAGACCGTTAGTGGATGAGCTTAAGCAATTGTGGCAGACAGGTGTACATACTAAAGACGCAGCAACAAACACATACTTCACAATGAAGGCGGCATTGTTATGGACCATAAATGACTTTCTAGCCCGTAGTAGCCTATCAGGTTGGAGCGGACAAGGCTACATGGCATGCCCAACTTGTAACCAAGACACTCCTTCAATACGTGTAACTGGTAAATGTGCTTATGTTGGTCATCGCCGGTTCTTAGATGCCAACCATCCTTGGAGAACAAGTCTCGACTTTAACGGGAGACCCGAGACACGAGACCCTCCGAGACAGTTTAGCCCAGCTGACATAGAAGCTCAACTAGGTCGTTTAATTAATCGTCTACCAGGCAAGCATCCAGATTTTGGAGGTAGGAGGATAACCCGGTCAGATTTCGAGTTGAACTGGTCCAAAAGAAGCATATTTTTTGACCTTGAGTATTGGTCTTCTCTGCAGCTGAAACATAACTTAGATGTAATGCATATAGAGAAAAATGTGTGCGACAGCTTGCTCGGTACTCTTCTGATGAACGATAAGAGCAAAGACACGCCAAATGCGCGGTCCGACTTGGAAAAACTAAACATTCGGCCGTCACAATGGCTGAAACAATCGGGTGGCAAGTTCTTAAGTCCCCACCCAAAGTACTCATTCAAGTCCGATGATCGAAAACTTTTTTGTCAgtttataaaaaatgttaaattaCCAGATGGGTTTGGATCTAATATCAGTAAGAGGGTGACAGATAACAATGCTAACATTACCGGGTTGAAATCTCATgactgtcatatcctcatgcaaCGTTTGATACCGATTGGGGTTAGAGGGCTTTTGACTAAAGATACATCTACACCAATAGTAGACCTTTGTATGTTCTTTAAGCAACTTTGCTCTAGAACACTATCGGTGGATGATATGAAGAAAGCAAAGGATGACATTGTTACCATCTTATGCAAGTTAGAGATGATCTATCCACCTGCGTTTTTTGACATTATGGTTCATTTACTTGTGCATTTACCTGATGAAGCGATTGCGGGTGGTCCAGTAGCTTTTAGATGGATGTATCCATTTGAAAGGTACATGAAAAAACTAAAGAACTATGTTAAAAACCCGGCAAGGCCTGAAGGTTGTATAGCTGAATGTTATGTGTTTGAAGAAGCTCTAACATTTTGTTCAATGTACCTTAAAGATGTTCAGACTAAGTTCAATCGCCCAGATAGAAACGATGATGTCGTTGTTGAAAAAAGAAAGTTATGGGTGTTTGAGTCCAAATGTCGTTATGTTGGCGCAAGAAAGGAGAAATATCTATCATTCATCGAAAAAAGCAAGATGGAATGGTTTGTCCTCGAAAACTGCGCAGAAGTTAGGGAGTACATGAA TGAATTCAAACATACACATCCCCATGATGATCTTAAAACCAAATTTCCGGGATGGTTTCTCCATAag GTCCATTCGATGAAAACACAAAATTCTCCAGAATTCCACCCGGAGTTGTATGCTCTTTCAATTTGTGCGAAAATGACTGCTTACACTTACACTGCTTGCATAGTCAACGGTGTTAGGTTTAAGACACTTGAACGTGATGCAAAATGCGCAACGCAAAACTCTGGGGTGGAAGTGGTTGGAGAGAACGGTGTGAAATTTTATGGCCAATTAGAAGAAATTATTGAGTTGCGTTATACAAATGATTATTCCACTGTCCTATTTCGGTGCAAGTGGTTTGATACTCAAAGGGGTGTAAACCATGACAATAATATCACCAGTATAAGCACTGAACATGAATGGGACAAAGACGATCAACTCATATTTGCTTCGCAAGCCAAACAAGTGTTCTTCATCCAAGAAACGTCtcgaaaccaaaaaaataaacatagGTGGGTAGTCGAAAATGTTAATCATCGAAGAATTTGGGATCGGCCATTAAGTGATGACCGCGTCAATAAGGTTCAAAATGTTGGCAAACGCTTAGAAGATAGTGACGTTGTTGACAACAACTCTTCATCTGACTGTCCACTTGTCATTGACTTGACCTAA